DNA sequence from the Antennarius striatus isolate MH-2024 chromosome 3, ASM4005453v1, whole genome shotgun sequence genome:
CATTCACTCATTTACACAACAGTGTTGCTTTGCTTGCTCGACTGGAGCTGTGATATATTTGATTGTGACCTTCTGTTATTTCTTGCCCTATTTGAAAttgttattcattttttttgattgagataaatttttttattactccACTTTTCAGAtgtggctctgattggctgttctctagtattaatatttaacataaGATATTATTTAAAAGTCTCAAACCCCCTTCAATAAAAGTattcaaaaaattaatttgctttGTATATCGCAGGAAGAAAAATGATACTGGAATTGTATTCTCAGTATCGTGCAGCCCTTGAGGCATACACGCATTCTGTCTGAGATGTCTGtttcattttccttgttttgcTCACAGAAAAACGTCCAGAGCTGCGGGGCGGATACATGCTTTGTTTTCTCGATGATGGTATTGGAATGGATCCCAGTAAGTTCAACTTAATTACtagagaaataacaaaaaactcTAATTTTCAGAGTCAAAGATGGCTTCATCTTGTGCCGTTTTGTGTTgatatacatattttttgtgtgaaaattgaTTCTTAAATTCTCTGTGGTATTAGATGAAGCAACTCATGTTATTCAGTTTGGAAAGTCAAGCAAACGGTCACCTGAGTCAACTCAGATTGGCCAATATGGAAACGGCCTAAAATCGTAAGAACTTTTGCATTATTTCTGACTATATATtcattttatactgtacatgtaataGACCagtgtttgaattatttttacatcatAAAGTTTCTttctcaaatcttttttttcagtgGCTCCATGCGTATTGGGAAAGATTTTATCTTGTTCACTAAAAAGGACAACATGCTGACTTGCCTTTTCCTGTCGAGGACTTTCCATGAAGAGGAGGGACTGGATGAGGTCAGAATCAACTGTTGGTTCTCATTGCTGTTAAGGTTGCAGCTTAATATCCATTTGTATCATAGGGATATATTCTTTAGAACTGACACAAAGAAAACCCTAAGATTAAGCATTTTCTGCAAATGGAGGGATGACCAATGCGGTTACATACCTGCTACATACTAGATATACCTTTGTGTTGTGAATACACTTGAGCAATATATGCTACCCAATATATGACCACATCTTCTAAAATTCTTTATCGCACTGTTAGAAACAAATTAGCAAATCCAGGTTAACATGACAATATCAATGTATATTATAGAGAACATTGTGTATATTTTTCATAAGCCTCCCTTTTCAGGTGATagtccccctcccctcctgggATCTGAATACCAAGGAGccgttgacctctgacccagagAAATATGCCATAGAGACTGAGCTGATCTTCAAATACTCACCTTTTAAAAGTAaagaggagctgatggagcagttcaaaaaaatagaaagcgACAGTGGTAAGCATTCAAATGTGTACCAATGCACAGAGgtcagtattttaaaaaatatataatattggAATTCATAAGACTGATATTGTTCATGATTTTTTAAGGTACTCTTGTGATCATCTATAATCTAAAGCTAATGGACAACAGAGAACCAGAGCTGGATGTAGAAACGGATCACCAGGACATATTGATGGCGGGGACACCTGCTGAAGGAGTGTGAGTGTAGAATTTACTTGGGAGTGATTCAGATGTATTCAACAATGGGTTTATTGACTTGTGCTGCTATAGTTTTGTATTTTGCCCTcgctttattttttatcattactgtataaatgcttttttttttctcacacaggaagccagagaggAGGTCGTTCAGGGCGTACGCTGCTGTTTTGTACATTGACCCACGTATGAGGATTTTTATACAGGGACATAAAGTCAGGACCAAGAGGCTGTCCTGTTGTCTATACAAACCAAGGTAGCACACTAACATACATTGTACTGTGAAACGTCTGCATTATTGTTAGAGTTTAATAgtattcctgtttgtttccaggCTTTATAAATACTCATCAACCCGTTTCAAAACTCGTGCCGAGCAGGAAGTGAAGAAAGCAGATCATCTTGCTAAGATTGGTGAGTTGGTATGGAagttagcattttaaatttacacTTGGCTGTTGTGTAGCGGCCGCATTGTGGTCATCAGTTTAAAAACTTTGATTTATTTCAGCTGAAGAGAAAGCCAGAGAAGCAGACAGTAAGCGCATAGCTTTGGAGGCCCGATTAGGAGAAGACCTATCAAAAGATTCTCGGGTAAGACAATGACTGTATGTTTGGTGAACTTGGCAAATCCAAGTGGGATTGGGAACAAACTTTTGATACGAAGTAGGCACAAGATTAGAGTTTGGAAACATTAACCTGAATCTGGTACAATATCTTGACTGAAGCCTTACTGATTTCTCCATCTGCCCTTTTTTTCTTGCAGGCTATTCTGAGAAAGGTTCAAGATTCAGCTATGATGCTTAAACGGGATGCTGAAATGAAGAAACGGATACTTGAAGCCAAACATAAGTAtgataaaaagaaatttaaaacctttttttgtcagttatagaatattaaaaattcagattttatttgtttgaatttttccAAGTGAAGCGATATGCCTAGCTAAATTTCAATTTGCCTCAATAGAATGACAAAACAGATAATTCAGATTcctataaatatacagtatgttaaaatgaaaatgtccgCTGGAAGAAATCGTGTACTTTTTGTATAAATTTTGTCCATATCCCATCAGTCTCCGAAACATTCTTGTTTTTCAGAGCATTAAAGGAGCCAAAAGAGTTAAACTTTATATTTGGAGTAAACATTGAGCAAAGGGACCTGGATGGCATGTTTGTGTACAACTGTTCTCGTCTCATCAAAATGTATGAGAAGACGGGCCCCCAGCTGGAGGGTGGAATGTGAGTAATACAGACATACAAGTTGGAACATCACAGTGTTTGAAAAATATGTTCtttttcaacaaatttttttctttgttctagGGCCTGTGGGGGTGTGGTTGGAGTAGTGGATGTTCCATATTTAGTAATAGAACCCACTCACAACAAACAAGACTTTGCAGATGCTAAGGAATACCGGCATTTACTGAAATCCATGGGGGAACATTTAGCTCAGTACTGGAAAGACACTAATATTGGTGAGGTTCTctgaattttttgtttgttactaATGGCTGATCTGTGTTTCTCATTctgataaaaaagataaaacacttttaatgaCAAATTAGCAAATGTCTGCTTTGGGATATGAGCAAAACTCCCATTAATTGTgactttttatatttcattttgttcctGATTTTGTAATCTTTTATCTTGTGTGGTCTAAACACATCTAAAGTCATCAGGCatattttgaatgactgtaCTTACATGAGAGCATCCTCATAGCTGTGTTATAAAGGTTGTCAAAGCAAAAGAAATGCAATAACAAAGAacaaaagatttattttaaaaaactgctGCATgaaatgctgattttttttttcttatgtgcCATGCAGCTCAGAAAGGCATAGTGAAGTTCTGGGATGAGTTTGGATATCTGTCAGCCAGTTGgtcttcatctccatcttcaGAGCTTAGATATAAGAGACGTCGTGCTATGGAGATTCCACTTACTATTCAGTGCGGTAAGCTAGAGATTAATGCACAACCAAGACCTACATTCACGCTCACTGTAGCTCAACAAGTTTTTGCCACCGCTTGGGTTTGCTTTcagataaatgtttaaagtgGAGAACGCTGCCGTTCCAAATGGATGCAGTGGACAAACGCTACCCTGACAGCTGGGTGTGTCTCATGAACCCAGACGGCAACCAGGACAGGTACACACCGAATGTTGTTTTAAaggatatattttttaaagttactGTTGAATTATTAATGTGACAGAAAAACCATCCCTAAAGCGTTGAGATCTTTGTGGTGTTACTACATGATGTACACATGTTGTACATTTGTCATTATTCAGGTGTGACGCTCCTGAGCAGAAGCAGAATCTGCCATGCGGCattctgaagaaagaaaagcaggCAGTTGAAGAGAAACGGAAAGAGCTGGCAGAGAAaatcaaacagcagcaggagaaaTTAGAGGCCTTAGAAGTACTTCATCCCTCTCTTTGTCTATTTTTTACTTACTCTTTGTGCATATCAGGATGTAATGAATTGTATTTTATCATGTCAGAAAACCAGTACAGTAAAATCTGCAGCAGATATAAAGAAGCTACCACTGGAGGTCAGCATGAAACCAACAGAGATCTCCTCTCAGGTACAAGCGCTGTcacaaaattgtaaaaaataaaaatcagttttataaGAAACTTGTTTGACTGTGCAACAGGTCAAACTAGTGCCTAATCTCAATTAGTCAATGTCTGGATTGTTTGTGAGACTTATACAGCTGTTACTTATAGTTCCCCAACTTTGCTGTTGGTGGTAATTCaaatttagttttcatttaattCTGTCTTCTAATGTTGTGCATTGTCTTTACATGTTGTCATTTAGGCAACTAGGTCTTCTGAAAGGTCCACTGCACGGCCCCGCTCCCCTCCGCTCCCAGCTCACCTTAAAAATGCCACTAGTGCCCCACCGCCTCGTGCAGTTTCTCAGCGCTCCACCCGAacacctgctcctccaccatCCAAAGTTGAAACATCCAGATCCAGAGTTGCAGCAAGGCCTCCTCCACCCCCAGCAAAGCCTGCTGCCAAAGCCAGAGCCAAAACACCCCCTCCTAGTCGCAGTTCACGGGTACGTAATGAGATTTTGAAAGCATGCCTCAAATTCAAAGAGTCggtcaaagtttatttttttgggaaaaCATTGGTGCACGTTCAAGTTAccagtgaacaaaaaaaaccctcaaggTATGTATCTCTTTTTGTAGATGCCTGCTAAAGCATCATCTTCCAAACCGGCACCTGTTGGACTACGTAAGAGAATCATAGCGGAGGACTTCAGTgatcaggaagaagaggaggaggaggaggaggaagaagaaggagaggaggaggacagtgacgagagtgaagaagaaaaacatcaaacaaagaAATCAAAGATGGCTGCAGCACTTGGTAACCGTGGGAAAGTGTTAGAGAAGGGTATACCTCCCAAACGTAGCAAGATGGAAGaggtaaacacacaacacagtttttaattatttagcaACATTGAAAACAGGGTAGCTGAAATTATgaatttttcagttttattttaaaatgtaacaaCATAGAATAAAACAGCAGCATGAACAATGTTATCCTGTTGGAGTGGCGCTTTGTGCAttctgttgtgatgttgtggGATGCTGTCTTCTGAAGCTTGTTGTCTTTCCTGCTTTGTAACCACATTCCCATAGGGTATAAACTtttcaaaattaataaataaagagaaaaaggaaagacTTAAATTTGACAAATAATTAGCTTCCTTCCAAAAGCTCAAATATAAAGGCTAATCAGAGAACGGTTGCTTGGATAATACCGtaccatttgtttattatttttatttgttctttgtaGTAGAAGTAGTCCTGTAGTGTTTCAGCATCTGGGTATAAGCATGTATTTTTGGATTAGGTACTCTTTGAGTTTCtttggaaattttttttgtcaaaattattCCATTGAGAGCAGTTATATTTGTGGAAGGAGGCTCAAGCATTCCTACCTGAAGCAGCAGGTTACAAAACCCCCAATCAGAGCCCATCTGCTGTTGACTTTGCAGGTTAAAATGCGCTCACAACCTGAGAAGAAAGGGGTTTCTGCACCTTTACGACAGACCCCAGCCACTGTCCCTAAATCCATTCCCATGCAAGCGCATGGGACTAAAGCAAAGGTAGTTTTATTTGGTCCCCGGCTGGATTTTCCTGAGGCACTTCCATCTGTTTTTAGAACGTAGCATATAAATTAACAGTAGTGTCataaactttttatttaatctgataGATTTCTCCAATCTGTCTTTCTAACATTCTTCTAAGTTAGAGTTCTAATCACTTCTTTTGACTCTGCAATGAAGCATGCTGTTCTCTGGTTACACTGgggttttaatttcttttcattatcaTGGTTGCAAATGGTTTCTTTTATCCGTCTTTCTAACAAACGGGGCTCCTCTGTTTGCAGCGATGCTGATAATTGTTGTTTCGTTGCAGGCGGCAGAGAAGTCCCCACCACAGGAACTTGAGAACGACACAAAAAATGCTCAGAAAGGTAAGTTGACAGATCTGCCTTGCACTAACATTTTACAGATTACCATTTTAAGACTGCAGTAAGAGGGATtttcatttatacatttatttcatacagATAAGGGTTTGCTTGTTGAAGTACGTGTCAACAAAGAGTGGTACACAGGCAAAGTTGTGGCCGTGGAGGTGAATAAACAGAGTGTTCGGTGGAAAGTGAAATTTGATTATGTACCTCGATCCACCCCTAAAGACAGATGGTGAGATTTTATTCCTGTGTTATTGCCCTGACAACACATTTTGAAGGGATGCCAGGGAACTAGTATCCAACAGTTGCACCTGTGTGTCTATGAAGGGTGTTTAAGGGCAGCGATGAAGTCCGGTTGATGCGACCACCATCTCCGATTTCACCTGACACACAGCAGGAGATTGAGAAAGGGCCGGCACGTATGGAGCCAGATACCACCCAACCAGGAACCAGTCGTGAGGTGACTGACAGTCTGGTCGCTATGTTAAGGTGAGCTCATTATCATTAGTGAGACTGGACTCCTAGTTTAatgattattattcattaaatagATTTCTCTGGTGTGTTGTTCactgtgctgtttgtttgtAGGACAATGCTACGCTACTTCTTCCCTCCTGCATTTAGGATCCCAAAAGATGATGTTAACAGCATGACAGCTGAGGACTTGGTGTCCTTTCCTTTGGTAAGATGAATCacaaatgattaaatattaaaacatctAGTTTACACCAATAAAGTACAGCAGGAAATACTTTGCTACCCATTGGAATAATACCTGATAAGATTCTGTTTTCCCATCTGTTGAGTattgtattgtttattttttcctttccttgtaGAAAGAATATTTTCAGCAGTATGAATCGGGTCTCCAGTCGCTGTGTAACTCGTACCAGAGCAGAGCTGATGCCAAGGCCAAAGCTGTCGAAGACAAAAGTAACAGCACTGAGGTCAAACTAAGAGAGGCGGATGAGAAACTACAGAAGCTACGGACAAACATTGTAGCCCTCCTTCAGAAAGTGCAAGAGGTACATGTGACGTTCTACTTCATCTGTTGTAATAATACActgcttctttttttgtctttaacaTACAGTCATGAATAGCAATGAATTATACACTATGTAAAATGcctttttttgtacttttaggATATTGACATAAATACGGATGATGAACTTGATGCCTACATAGAAGACCTCCTTACCAAGGgcgactaaaaaaaaaacaagaaaagagaaatataaaataaaaaacatgtacATAATAATACCTACATTTCCATTCAGCCACTACTTGTTCACAGGTCTCCAAGGACTTCTACTGATAAGAGTTGAGCAGTGGGGTTCATTTCATCATTGATCCCTCCATTTCTTTAAACCAGATGCTCCTAagtttaatttcttattttcattGTTCCAGTGTGTATGCAGCACTCATGCATTCTTTGAGTTCAGGCAGGTTCTCCAGTGTTTCTACATTGTTGGTTCATTTCCTAGCCTGTGGTTTCATTTAATGCTTTTTTATATACCtgcttatatacagtatgttaaacCATATTCCAACAAACCCATCCtgatttaactttaaaatattttgtgttggtctaatataatatttaatacaaTTTATCCTCCCATTGTCGACTAATTCTGTGAGAAATTGCAAAATACATTTGTTCCATCATCAGGTGAGAATCTGACTCGAGGTCCTCGTGTGTGCTGGGCGTTTGACAGCACAGCGAACATTTGTTTTACAACATCCCTATTATGGATAGAGAATAAGCCAGGTTATTATTTTATAGTTCGGTGGTGTATCACACCGACAAACTACTTACTGGGTTTTATCAGTATTCCCTTATATTCCTCCAAAAATT
Encoded proteins:
- the morc2 gene encoding ATPase MORC2 isoform X1; this encodes MAYSSYSSLSRAQLTFEYLHTNSTTHEFLFGALAELVDNSRDASATRIDIYTEKRPELRGGYMLCFLDDGIGMDPNEATHVIQFGKSSKRSPESTQIGQYGNGLKSGSMRIGKDFILFTKKDNMLTCLFLSRTFHEEEGLDEVIVPLPSWDLNTKEPLTSDPEKYAIETELIFKYSPFKSKEELMEQFKKIESDSGTLVIIYNLKLMDNREPELDVETDHQDILMAGTPAEGVKPERRSFRAYAAVLYIDPRMRIFIQGHKVRTKRLSCCLYKPRLYKYSSTRFKTRAEQEVKKADHLAKIAEEKAREADSKRIALEARLGEDLSKDSRAILRKVQDSAMMLKRDAEMKKRILEAKHKALKEPKELNFIFGVNIEQRDLDGMFVYNCSRLIKMYEKTGPQLEGGMACGGVVGVVDVPYLVIEPTHNKQDFADAKEYRHLLKSMGEHLAQYWKDTNIAQKGIVKFWDEFGYLSASWSSSPSSELRYKRRRAMEIPLTIQCDKCLKWRTLPFQMDAVDKRYPDSWVCLMNPDGNQDRCDAPEQKQNLPCGILKKEKQAVEEKRKELAEKIKQQQEKLEALEKTSTVKSAADIKKLPLEVSMKPTEISSQATRSSERSTARPRSPPLPAHLKNATSAPPPRAVSQRSTRTPAPPPSKVETSRSRVAARPPPPPAKPAAKARAKTPPPSRSSRMPAKASSSKPAPVGLRKRIIAEDFSDQEEEEEEEEEEEGEEEDSDESEEEKHQTKKSKMAAALGNRGKVLEKGIPPKRSKMEEAAEKSPPQELENDTKNAQKDKGLLVEVRVNKEWYTGKVVAVEVNKQSVRWKVKFDYVPRSTPKDRWVFKGSDEVRLMRPPSPISPDTQQEIEKGPARMEPDTTQPGTSREVTDSLVAMLRTMLRYFFPPAFRIPKDDVNSMTAEDLVSFPLKEYFQQYESGLQSLCNSYQSRADAKAKAVEDKSNSTEVKLREADEKLQKLRTNIVALLQKVQEDIDINTDDELDAYIEDLLTKGD
- the morc2 gene encoding ATPase MORC2 isoform X2, with protein sequence MAYSSYSSLSRAQLTFEYLHTNSTTHEFLFGALAELVDNSRDASATRIDIYTEKRPELRGGYMLCFLDDGIGMDPNEATHVIQFGKSSKRSPESTQIGQYGNGLKSGSMRIGKDFILFTKKDNMLTCLFLSRTFHEEEGLDEVIVPLPSWDLNTKEPLTSDPEKYAIETELIFKYSPFKSKEELMEQFKKIESDSGTLVIIYNLKLMDNREPELDVETDHQDILMAGTPAEGVKPERRSFRAYAAVLYIDPRMRIFIQGHKVRTKRLSCCLYKPRLYKYSSTRFKTRAEQEVKKADHLAKIAEEKAREADSKRIALEARLGEDLSKDSRAILRKVQDSAMMLKRDAEMKKRILEAKHKALKEPKELNFIFGVNIEQRDLDGMFVYNCSRLIKMYEKTGPQLEGGMACGGVVGVVDVPYLVIEPTHNKQDFADAKEYRHLLKSMGEHLAQYWKDTNIAQKGIVKFWDEFGYLSASWSSSPSSELRYKRRRAMEIPLTIQCDKCLKWRTLPFQMDAVDKRYPDSWVCLMNPDGNQDRCDAPEQKQNLPCGILKKEKQAVEEKRKELAEKIKQQQEKLEALEKTSTVKSAADIKKLPLEVSMKPTEISSQATRSSERSTARPRSPPLPAHLKNATSAPPPRAVSQRSTRTPAPPPSKVETSRSRVAARPPPPPAKPAAKARAKTPPPSRSSRMPAKASSSKPAPVGLRKRIIAEDFSDQEEEEEEEEEEEGEEEDSDESEEEKHQTKKSKMAAALGNRGKVLEKGIPPKRSKMEEVKMRSQPEKKGVSAPLRQTPATVPKSIPMQAHGTKAKAAEKSPPQELENDTKNAQKDKGLLVEVRVNKEWYTGKVVAVEVNKQSVRWKVKFDYVPRSTPKDRWVFKGSDEVRLMRPPSPISPDTQQEIEKGPARMEPDTTQPGTSREVTDSLVAMLRTMLRYFFPPAFRIPKDDVNSMTAEDLVSFPLKEYFQQYESGLQSLCNSYQSRADAKAKAVEDKSNSTEVKLREADEKLQKLRTNIVALLQKVQEDIDINTDDELDAYIEDLLTKGD